One window of Thioflexithrix psekupsensis genomic DNA carries:
- the ilvD gene encoding dihydroxy-acid dehydratase, which translates to MSKIINRISSNITQPKSQGASQAMLYATGLTETDMSKAQVGISSVWYDGNSCNMHLMDLANHVKEGVLAAGMVGMRFNTIGVSDGMSMGTSGMSYSLQSRDLIADSIETVMSAQWYDANISLPGCDKNMPGCLIAMGRLNRPSLMIYGGTIKPGYDKSKKPLDIVSAFQSYGQYLTGTISEEERQDIVRHACPGAGACGGMYTANTMASIIEAMGMSLPYSSSIPATDPEKIAECHRAGAAIRYLLEHDIKPRDIMTRQAFENAMVVLMATGGSTNAVLHLIAMARSVGIQLTLDDFQQVSDRVPFLADLKPSGRYVMEDLHRVGGTPAVIRYLLENDLMHGDCLTVTGKTLAENVADLPGFAPGQEVFMPLSKPIKSSGHIQILKGNLAPGGSVAKITGKEGLRFSGPAKVYDCEEDMLHALERQDIKKGDVVVIRYEGPKGGPGMPEMLTPTSAIMGAGLGNDVALLTDGRFSGGSHGFIVGHIVPEAQEGGPIALIRNGDVITIDVETHSLSVALSDEEFAARRAAWQMPPYKATQGTLYRYIKTVKDASVGCVTDE; encoded by the coding sequence ATGTCTAAAATTATTAATCGCATCAGTTCTAATATTACTCAACCAAAATCACAAGGCGCGTCTCAAGCCATGTTGTACGCTACGGGATTGACCGAAACCGATATGAGTAAAGCCCAAGTCGGTATTTCTAGCGTGTGGTATGATGGCAATAGTTGTAATATGCACTTGATGGATTTGGCCAATCACGTTAAGGAAGGTGTGCTTGCCGCAGGAATGGTCGGAATGCGTTTTAACACCATCGGCGTAAGCGACGGCATGTCAATGGGAACATCAGGCATGAGTTATTCTCTGCAATCTCGTGATTTAATTGCAGATTCTATTGAAACGGTGATGTCGGCACAATGGTATGATGCCAATATTTCTTTACCCGGTTGCGATAAGAATATGCCCGGTTGTTTGATCGCCATGGGACGCTTAAACCGCCCTTCATTGATGATCTACGGGGGAACAATTAAGCCCGGTTATGATAAATCGAAAAAGCCTTTAGATATTGTGTCGGCTTTTCAGTCTTACGGTCAATATTTGACGGGTACGATCTCGGAAGAAGAGCGTCAAGATATTGTTCGTCATGCCTGTCCGGGTGCGGGCGCGTGTGGTGGCATGTACACGGCTAATACGATGGCTTCGATTATCGAAGCTATGGGCATGAGTTTGCCTTACAGTTCATCGATTCCCGCCACCGATCCAGAAAAAATTGCAGAATGTCATCGCGCTGGTGCCGCCATTCGTTACTTGTTAGAACATGATATTAAGCCCCGCGATATTATGACGCGCCAAGCCTTTGAAAATGCAATGGTGGTGTTAATGGCAACGGGCGGATCAACCAACGCAGTATTGCATTTGATTGCGATGGCGCGATCCGTCGGAATTCAATTGACGCTGGACGATTTTCAACAGGTCAGTGATCGCGTGCCATTTTTAGCCGATTTAAAACCCAGTGGCCGCTATGTGATGGAAGATTTGCATCGCGTGGGAGGTACGCCCGCAGTCATTCGTTACTTGTTAGAAAACGATTTGATGCACGGAGATTGTTTAACCGTGACCGGCAAAACCTTGGCTGAAAATGTGGCCGATTTGCCCGGATTCGCCCCCGGACAAGAAGTGTTTATGCCCTTATCTAAACCCATTAAATCCAGCGGACATATTCAGATTTTAAAGGGCAATCTCGCGCCCGGCGGTTCTGTGGCTAAAATTACCGGTAAAGAAGGTTTACGTTTTTCAGGCCCCGCTAAAGTTTATGATTGTGAAGAAGATATGTTACACGCCTTAGAACGACAAGACATTAAAAAAGGTGATGTAGTCGTTATCCGTTACGAAGGGCCAAAAGGCGGCCCCGGTATGCCAGAAATGTTGACTCCTACCTCAGCGATTATGGGCGCGGGTTTGGGTAATGATGTGGCGTTATTAACGGATGGTCGTTTTTCTGGGGGATCGCATGGTTTTATCGTGGGTCACATTGTGCCAGAAGCCCAAGAAGGGGGACCTATTGCGTTGATTCGTAACGGAGATGTGATCACAATTGATGTGGAAACGCACAGTTTAAGCGTGGCCTTGAGTGATGAAGAATTCGCAGCCCGCCGCGCCGCATGGCAAATGCCCCCTTATAAAGCCACACAAGGAACATTGTACCGTTATATTAAAACGGTAAAAGATGCCTCTGTCGGCTGTGTCACTGATGAATAA
- a CDS encoding FAD-dependent oxidoreductase, with protein MTDAPITIIGTGLAGYTLAREWRKLNADAPLRLFTTDAGHFYSKPVLSNAFAQNKIPEQLVISDVAVMAKQLNAEIIPHTEITRIDPESHHCYAGEVAYAYSQLVFACGATQRVIPIAGDASAVMRVNDLDSYQAFRARLTSCSAKRVTILGAGLIGCEFANDLALAGYAVSVLDVAPYPLSRLMPVEAGQLMQRALQTLPMTWHLQTHAQQITALEHGAYCVTLANGEVLDTDVILSAVGLQANTQVAAAAGLTVNQGIMTDAYLRTSAADIYALGDCAAVQGVVLPYVMPLMQGARALAKTLHGQATAVHYPAMPIAVKTPACPTVIAPVPPSQAQSGTWQITHDAPESTTLKALFHHQDGSLLGFVLMGKAVTEKQALVAQLSSGLS; from the coding sequence ATGACAGATGCGCCAATAACGATCATCGGTACGGGATTAGCGGGTTACACTTTAGCGCGTGAATGGCGTAAATTGAATGCCGACGCGCCGTTGCGTTTATTCACGACAGATGCGGGACATTTTTATTCCAAGCCCGTGTTATCCAATGCCTTTGCCCAGAATAAAATCCCCGAACAATTAGTGATTTCCGATGTGGCCGTCATGGCAAAACAATTGAACGCAGAAATTATTCCCCACACCGAAATCACGCGCATTGATCCAGAATCGCACCATTGTTATGCGGGGGAAGTGGCTTATGCCTACTCTCAACTGGTTTTTGCCTGCGGTGCGACGCAACGTGTTATTCCCATTGCAGGCGATGCGTCGGCCGTCATGCGCGTAAATGACTTAGACAGTTATCAGGCGTTTCGAGCGCGTTTAACGTCTTGTTCCGCGAAACGGGTGACGATTTTGGGCGCGGGTTTAATCGGTTGTGAATTTGCCAATGATTTGGCTTTAGCGGGTTATGCGGTGAGTGTGTTGGATGTGGCTCCGTATCCTCTGAGTCGGTTAATGCCCGTCGAAGCCGGTCAATTGATGCAACGCGCTTTGCAAACGCTCCCGATGACATGGCACTTGCAAACCCACGCACAACAGATTACTGCATTAGAACACGGCGCGTATTGTGTCACATTGGCCAATGGGGAAGTATTAGACACGGATGTGATTTTGTCTGCTGTCGGTTTGCAAGCCAATACCCAAGTGGCTGCTGCGGCGGGTTTAACTGTGAATCAAGGCATTATGACAGATGCTTATTTGCGTACGTCAGCGGCTGATATTTATGCGTTAGGTGATTGTGCGGCGGTGCAAGGGGTGGTTTTGCCTTATGTCATGCCGTTGATGCAAGGGGCTAGAGCGTTGGCGAAAACCTTACACGGTCAAGCCACCGCAGTACATTATCCCGCTATGCCTATCGCGGTAAAAACGCCTGCGTGTCCTACCGTAATCGCGCCTGTTCCCCCGTCACAAGCCCAATCAGGTACGTGGCAGATCACACACGATGCGCCTGAATCTACGACGCTCAAGGCCTTATTTCATCATCAAGATGGGTCTTTGTTGGGTTTTGTTCTCATGGGCAAAGCGGTGACGGAAAAACAAGCCTTAGTCGCTCAATTGTCTAGCGGATTGTCATAA
- the nikB gene encoding nickel ABC transporter permease, which produces MISLWSRFFSTLLVLFGVSTLVFFLIHLVPGDPVQAMLGENAAAADQQALFIALGLDQPLWTQWWRFFSNTLQGDLGTSLYSKEPVTQLILARLPTTALLAVAGLTVAIVLAVPLGSLAALHQNRAWDDVAMTFAMLGVSIPNFLMGPLLILIFALWLAWLPVSGYESLWSLVLPALTLGTALAAILSRMIRATLLEVLHEDYIRTAYAKGLNARQVILRHALPNAALPVITILGLQLGTLLAGAVITEMVFSWPGLGQLTIEAIQRRDYPVVQGCVLLISAVYVVVNSMTDMLYHWLDPRVRYHD; this is translated from the coding sequence ATGATTTCATTGTGGTCACGGTTTTTTAGTACCTTACTGGTGTTATTCGGTGTGTCTACGCTGGTGTTTTTTCTGATTCACTTGGTGCCGGGAGACCCGGTACAAGCGATGTTAGGCGAGAATGCCGCGGCCGCGGATCAACAAGCCTTATTTATTGCGTTGGGTTTGGATCAGCCGTTGTGGACGCAATGGTGGCGTTTTTTTTCTAATACTTTGCAAGGTGATCTCGGCACTTCTTTATATTCAAAAGAACCCGTGACGCAGTTAATTTTAGCGCGTTTGCCAACTACTGCGCTGTTAGCGGTGGCGGGTTTAACGGTGGCGATTGTATTGGCTGTGCCGTTGGGCAGTTTAGCCGCATTACATCAAAATCGCGCATGGGACGATGTGGCCATGACGTTTGCAATGTTAGGCGTGTCGATTCCTAATTTTCTCATGGGGCCGTTGTTAATTTTAATTTTTGCGTTATGGTTGGCGTGGTTGCCGGTGAGTGGTTATGAGTCGTTGTGGTCGTTGGTTTTACCGGCTTTAACGTTGGGGACGGCATTAGCGGCGATTCTGTCGCGGATGATTCGGGCAACATTGTTAGAAGTGTTACATGAGGATTATATTCGCACCGCTTATGCCAAAGGATTAAATGCCAGACAGGTGATTTTGCGCCATGCTTTGCCGAATGCGGCCTTGCCTGTGATTACAATTTTAGGTTTGCAATTGGGGACGTTATTGGCTGGCGCGGTGATTACGGAAATGGTTTTTTCTTGGCCGGGATTGGGACAGTTGACCATTGAGGCCATTCAACGACGGGACTATCCTGTTGTACAAGGGTGTGTGTTGTTGATCAGTGCCGTTTATGTGGTGGTTAATAGTATGACAGATATGCTGTACCATTGGTTAGACCCTAGGGTGCGTTATCATGACTAA
- a CDS encoding ABC transporter permease → MTNGRGVQWRVVLPSFILLLWAFAAISAPWWPLQATQIELSAILQPPSWQAWLGYDDLGRPLLDRLLIGSRTSLFVALTVMSISAVIGTAIGLISAWFGGWVDGVVVRCIDIFLAFPGLLLAIALAGLLGPGIENVVIALSVVGWVGFARLARAQTLSLKQRDHVLAARALGASSWRILRWHILPLLVSPLLVEVTFGIAGVVIAEAGLSFLGLGVQPPAASWGSMIRDGTGYLLVAPHTVLVPGVSLLLVVLSVNMLGDRLRDYLDVRQ, encoded by the coding sequence ATGACTAATGGGCGTGGTGTTCAGTGGCGGGTGGTGTTGCCTAGTTTTATATTATTGCTCTGGGCTTTTGCGGCGATTAGCGCGCCGTGGTGGCCGCTACAGGCCACACAAATCGAGTTATCTGCGATTTTACAACCTCCGTCATGGCAGGCTTGGTTAGGGTATGATGATTTAGGTCGTCCTTTGTTGGATCGTTTGCTGATCGGTTCTCGTACTTCGTTGTTTGTTGCGCTTACCGTGATGAGTATTTCGGCCGTGATCGGTACGGCTATTGGTTTAATCAGTGCGTGGTTTGGGGGTTGGGTGGATGGGGTGGTGGTGCGTTGTATTGATATATTTTTGGCTTTTCCCGGTTTGCTGTTAGCGATTGCTTTGGCGGGGTTGCTTGGGCCGGGGATTGAAAATGTGGTGATTGCGTTATCGGTTGTGGGTTGGGTGGGTTTTGCGCGTTTGGCGCGGGCGCAAACCTTATCGTTAAAACAGCGGGATCATGTGTTGGCAGCACGGGCTTTGGGGGCGAGTTCATGGCGTATTTTACGCTGGCATATTTTGCCGTTATTGGTCAGTCCGTTGTTGGTCGAAGTGACTTTTGGTATTGCGGGTGTGGTGATTGCTGAGGCGGGTTTATCTTTTCTGGGTTTGGGGGTGCAGCCGCCTGCTGCGTCGTGGGGCAGTATGATCCGGGATGGGACGGGTTATTTATTGGTTGCGCCGCATACGGTTTTAGTTCCCGGTGTGAGTTTATTATTGGTGGTATTATCAGTGAATATGTTAGGGGATCGATTACGGGATTATTTGGACGTGCGGCAATGA
- a CDS encoding fructosamine kinase family protein encodes MHRSVNWQPIEQHLSRVIGYSFQLQACYPVAGGCINSAYRIESNGHIFFIKLNEGRFFEMFAAEAAGLAELAQPGVIKVPMPLCWGTTPQHAYLIMDALTLRSDNVQSSVQLGHQLAVLHQVTQTQFGWYRDNYIGSTLQINTLEKDWITFWQKHRLGYQLRLAATNGYQGSILQGNGEELLANLAQFFTTYSPVPSLLHGDLWSGNSATDTQGLPVIFDPAVYYGDRETDLAMTELFSGYSPDFYAAYQARYPLDAGYSVRKHLYNLYHVLNHLNIFGGAYLAQAERMLSLLLSELRG; translated from the coding sequence ATGCACAGAAGTGTCAATTGGCAACCGATTGAACAACATCTTAGTCGAGTGATCGGCTATTCTTTTCAACTTCAAGCCTGTTATCCAGTGGCGGGTGGTTGTATTAATAGTGCTTATCGTATTGAAAGCAATGGTCATATTTTTTTTATTAAATTAAATGAAGGGCGTTTTTTTGAGATGTTTGCCGCGGAGGCGGCGGGTTTAGCCGAATTGGCACAGCCCGGTGTGATTAAAGTGCCTATGCCGTTGTGTTGGGGAACGACTCCACAACATGCGTATTTGATTATGGATGCGTTGACCTTGCGCAGTGATAATGTGCAATCTAGCGTGCAATTAGGCCATCAATTGGCGGTTTTGCATCAAGTCACGCAAACCCAATTCGGTTGGTATCGAGATAATTATATTGGCTCTACGTTACAGATTAATACCTTAGAAAAGGATTGGATCACTTTTTGGCAAAAGCATCGTTTAGGTTATCAATTACGGTTAGCGGCAACAAATGGTTATCAAGGTTCAATTTTGCAGGGAAATGGAGAGGAATTGTTAGCGAATTTGGCGCAATTTTTTACAACTTATTCTCCGGTGCCATCGTTATTACATGGGGATTTGTGGTCGGGTAACAGTGCCACCGATACGCAGGGTTTACCGGTGATTTTTGATCCTGCGGTTTATTATGGAGACCGAGAAACTGATTTGGCCATGACGGAATTATTTAGTGGTTATTCGCCTGATTTTTATGCGGCTTATCAAGCGCGTTATCCTTTGGATGCGGGTTATTCGGTGCGTAAGCATTTATATAATCTGTATCATGTCTTAAATCATTTGAATATTTTTGGCGGAGCGTATTTGGCACAAGCGGAGCGAATGTTGTCTTTATTACTGAGTGAATTGCGTGGTTAA
- the gntF gene encoding guanitoxin biosynthesis pre-guanitoxin forming N-methyltransferase GntF, translating into MSTTATQYETDYKAKFGPRAYLNEYFQEVDQTNHNVMQFIVETTEMYPAKLANATLLNFGCGPAIDTMISFAPQCAEIHMSDYLAGNLAEVQQWVRHAPDAFHWEIFLRRALSLESHGTIPDAEVTQADLEAREALIRQKMTQFLVGDAAQMHPLGDAATASYDVVSLFFCLEAAATTIEQWREMVKNVFSLLKPNGLLVWVMTAKQSKAYYVGDELFNIVPLKQSDIEAALEGIIAADSLKIQYFDVVEHEHVEGAYMVTALKAG; encoded by the coding sequence ATGTCCACAACAGCGACTCAATACGAGACGGATTATAAGGCTAAATTTGGTCCGAGAGCTTATTTAAATGAGTATTTTCAGGAAGTGGATCAAACCAATCATAATGTGATGCAATTTATTGTTGAAACCACAGAAATGTATCCCGCAAAATTAGCGAATGCAACATTGTTAAATTTTGGCTGTGGCCCTGCGATTGATACCATGATCAGTTTTGCGCCGCAGTGTGCAGAAATTCACATGAGCGATTATTTAGCGGGTAATTTGGCTGAGGTGCAGCAGTGGGTTCGTCACGCGCCAGATGCGTTTCATTGGGAGATTTTTTTACGGCGAGCCTTGTCTTTGGAGAGTCATGGCACGATTCCTGACGCTGAAGTGACTCAAGCTGATCTGGAGGCGCGGGAGGCGTTAATTCGGCAGAAAATGACGCAGTTTTTAGTGGGCGATGCCGCACAAATGCACCCATTGGGAGATGCGGCTACGGCGAGTTATGATGTGGTGAGTTTATTTTTCTGTTTGGAGGCGGCGGCAACGACCATTGAGCAGTGGCGAGAAATGGTTAAAAATGTGTTTAGTTTATTAAAACCCAATGGGTTATTGGTTTGGGTGATGACGGCAAAGCAATCTAAAGCCTATTATGTGGGTGATGAATTGTTTAATATTGTTCCGCTTAAACAAAGTGATATTGAAGCCGCTTTGGAAGGGATTATTGCAGCGGATAGTTTAAAAATTCAATACTTTGATGTGGTGGAACATGAACACGTCGAAGGGGCTTATATGGTGACGGCTTTAAAAGCGGGTTAA
- a CDS encoding heavy metal translocating P-type ATPase encodes MLHLVVLGGGMLGATLLHAGRKLYTQHREKKSAMKTVDAPLPFSKTTIETAPISPEKKEADHYFKISALGTGLAFIGEFIYAPLLIPAVSIVMYSCVPVFRNAYESIKNKKLKASVVDSIAIIGTLSTRYYFASALAGFVYFSAQKLLLETEDQSKKQLSNIFGEQPRFVWLVKNGVEIETPFVELKVGDVIAIHAGELIPIDGVIIRGNASVDQHVMTGEAQPVEKKVGDSVLAGTLAVAGEVFIQVEKCGEETVAAKIGEILQNTADFRFSVEAKSVQLSDKMVMPTLAISGVGLLALGPISSVALVSCNFSEVIRVVAPIGVLNFIKLATEQGMLIKDGRSLELLNDVDTVVFDKTGTLTIEQPHVETLHVWGMFSESELLLFAAAAEYKQTHPIAKAILKAAQERELILPRIENAKYEVGYGIKVELEDKTIHVGSYRFMTMEMIDCPIEAENLQSYSHENGFSVIYVAVNQVLIGAIELHATVRPEAKAVIEQLQQRGLELYIISGDHEKPTRYLAHSLGITHYFAETLPENKAALIEQLQAKGKSICFIGDGINDAIALKKANVSISLQGASTAATDTAGIILMDKNLTQLPYLFELAHGLNKNVKNSFASALVPGAIGVGGVFLLHFGIYSSLVLYIASLAAGTTNAMLPLVTYRQKKEK; translated from the coding sequence ATGTTACATTTGGTTGTTTTAGGTGGTGGAATGTTGGGTGCCACGTTATTACATGCGGGGAGAAAACTCTATACGCAGCATCGTGAGAAAAAATCCGCCATGAAAACGGTCGATGCACCGCTTCCCTTCTCGAAAACAACCATTGAAACAGCACCGATCAGTCCTGAGAAAAAAGAAGCGGATCATTATTTTAAGATTTCGGCATTAGGGACGGGATTGGCGTTTATTGGTGAGTTTATTTACGCGCCTTTATTGATTCCTGCGGTTTCTATTGTGATGTACAGTTGTGTTCCTGTTTTTCGCAATGCTTATGAGTCGATTAAAAATAAGAAATTAAAAGCCAGTGTGGTTGATTCTATTGCGATTATTGGCACATTGTCTACTCGTTATTATTTTGCCAGTGCGTTAGCGGGATTTGTTTATTTTTCGGCGCAAAAATTATTGCTGGAAACGGAAGATCAATCTAAAAAGCAATTGTCTAATATTTTTGGAGAACAACCGCGTTTTGTCTGGTTAGTTAAAAATGGGGTAGAAATTGAAACGCCTTTTGTGGAATTAAAAGTGGGTGATGTGATTGCGATTCATGCGGGTGAACTGATTCCGATTGATGGGGTGATTATTCGAGGAAATGCTTCAGTTGATCAGCATGTTATGACGGGAGAAGCCCAGCCTGTAGAGAAAAAAGTTGGAGATTCGGTGTTGGCAGGGACTTTAGCGGTGGCTGGAGAAGTCTTTATTCAAGTGGAAAAATGTGGGGAAGAAACGGTTGCTGCTAAGATTGGTGAAATTTTGCAAAATACTGCTGATTTTCGCTTTTCTGTTGAGGCAAAAAGTGTGCAATTATCCGATAAAATGGTTATGCCAACGTTAGCCATTAGTGGCGTGGGATTATTGGCTTTAGGGCCGATTAGCAGTGTGGCTTTGGTTTCTTGTAATTTTTCTGAGGTGATTCGCGTGGTCGCGCCTATTGGCGTATTGAATTTTATTAAATTAGCCACTGAACAAGGCATGTTAATTAAAGACGGGCGTTCTTTAGAATTATTAAATGATGTGGATACGGTTGTTTTTGATAAAACAGGGACGCTCACTATTGAGCAACCCCATGTTGAAACTTTACATGTGTGGGGAATGTTCAGCGAATCAGAATTGCTATTATTCGCCGCCGCCGCAGAGTATAAACAAACCCATCCTATCGCTAAAGCGATTTTAAAAGCCGCACAAGAACGGGAGTTAATTTTACCCCGAATTGAAAACGCTAAATATGAAGTGGGTTATGGTATTAAAGTCGAGTTAGAAGATAAAACCATTCATGTGGGCAGTTATCGCTTTATGACGATGGAAATGATTGATTGTCCGATTGAAGCTGAAAATCTGCAAAGTTACAGTCATGAAAATGGTTTTTCGGTGATTTATGTGGCGGTCAATCAAGTGTTAATCGGCGCGATAGAATTGCATGCTACCGTACGTCCCGAAGCCAAAGCTGTGATTGAACAATTACAACAACGCGGTTTGGAATTGTACATTATTTCAGGTGATCACGAAAAACCCACACGATACTTGGCGCATTCGCTTGGCATTACGCATTATTTTGCAGAAACATTACCCGAAAATAAAGCCGCATTAATCGAACAATTACAAGCCAAAGGTAAATCCATTTGTTTTATTGGAGATGGCATTAATGACGCGATTGCTTTGAAAAAAGCCAATGTGTCCATTTCGTTGCAGGGGGCTTCAACCGCAGCGACGGATACGGCGGGAATTATTTTAATGGATAAAAATTTGACGCAATTGCCTTATTTATTTGAATTGGCGCATGGTTTAAATAAGAACGTTAAAAATAGTTTTGCCTCTGCGCTGGTTCCGGGGGCAATTGGTGTGGGGGGAGTGTTTTTATTACACTTTGGTATTTATAGCAGTTTAGTGCTGTATATAGCCAGTCTGGCCGCTGGAACAACCAATGCCATGTTGCCTTTGGTAACGTATCGGCAGAAAAAAGAGAAGTAA
- a CDS encoding radical SAM/SPASM domain-containing protein — protein sequence MITSRIDRITFIPEDYRKVVPPVPKSVKIELTARCDFQCFFCASSFRLREKKDIDWDFYTRIAKEMREAGVEELGMFYLGESFLYERLPEAIQYAKDIGYPYVFLTTNGRMATPDRVEACMKAGLDSLKFSINNATPEQFQEVTGVKAREFYTVIDNLKAAYQVRENGGYSCGVYASSIQYDGEQQERMQETVAQILPYVDEHYWLPLYGQAGLTSGAKGTRPTAGNQGRVGALRPPLPCWALFTEGHITYDGHLAACCFDHDGRFNMGDLHRVSFLDAWQSQPFQVLRQANLDQNVVGSVCEKCIAYN from the coding sequence ATGATTACCAGCAGAATTGATCGCATCACCTTCATTCCTGAAGACTACCGCAAAGTGGTGCCACCTGTCCCTAAATCAGTCAAGATTGAACTCACAGCGCGCTGTGATTTTCAGTGTTTTTTCTGTGCCAGTAGTTTTAGATTGCGCGAAAAGAAAGACATTGACTGGGATTTTTATACCAGAATCGCTAAAGAAATGCGCGAGGCAGGGGTGGAAGAATTGGGTATGTTTTACTTAGGCGAATCTTTTCTCTACGAACGGCTGCCAGAAGCCATCCAATACGCTAAGGACATCGGCTATCCTTATGTTTTTCTTACCACAAACGGACGTATGGCCACGCCTGATCGGGTAGAAGCTTGTATGAAGGCAGGTTTAGACTCGCTAAAATTTTCCATCAACAACGCCACTCCAGAGCAATTTCAAGAAGTAACTGGCGTAAAAGCCCGTGAATTCTATACAGTCATTGATAATCTCAAAGCGGCCTATCAAGTGAGAGAAAACGGCGGTTATTCCTGTGGGGTGTACGCATCGTCCATTCAATACGACGGTGAACAGCAAGAAAGAATGCAAGAAACTGTCGCACAGATTTTGCCTTATGTGGACGAACATTACTGGTTGCCGTTGTACGGTCAAGCGGGTTTGACTTCAGGGGCAAAAGGCACACGCCCCACCGCAGGGAATCAAGGCCGCGTTGGCGCATTACGTCCACCGTTACCGTGTTGGGCTTTATTTACGGAAGGTCATATTACTTACGATGGGCATTTAGCGGCATGCTGTTTTGATCATGATGGCCGTTTTAACATGGGCGATTTGCATCGCGTTTCATTTCTTGACGCATGGCAATCCCAGCCATTTCAAGTGTTACGTCAGGCAAATTTAGATCAAAATGTCGTGGGTTCTGTGTGCGAAAAATGTATTGCATATAACTAG